The following DNA comes from Tachypleus tridentatus isolate NWPU-2018 chromosome 9, ASM421037v1, whole genome shotgun sequence.
ttacACCAGTTAAATGTTTGAAGTTGTCAAAAATGTATGCCTTTTACTCATTAAACTGTAAAAGTGAACTTAATTTCACAGCATATATCTTTTGTACTGAGTTTATTACATGATATTTCACACATTGCTgataaaaaattgatatattataataactcaAAACCTAGATGCAAAGGGCAAATGatgactacattttttttttaaatcaacaccATCAAATTACTCAAGAGTCACTTAAGTTTTCTCCAGTAGCAAATTTGTATTGGACAGTGTCGTTTAAATTTACGTTCTCACGACTGATCAGATGTaggttttacatttaaaaaaaaaaaaaacaactgatgaaGATAATCGACGATCCataacaatgattttattttcttagagCAACTGTAGATTcaaattattttccatttgtttCATGTATAGACCAAAGTATAACATGTTAGGGTAACTTTGATGCAGCGAAAACATTACTCGTCTGCACATTTTACAAATGTGGACATTTATTTCGAAAAACTGACGCATTTCCATAATCATTTTTcgttatataaaaattgtttattttgtgcaTAACAAAACTGTAacgtgtaataaaataattttacgttaaacaacaactaaaaatcaaacaaacagtactGATGTGCATCAcataaattgattttaaattaagGCATATACATTTGGCGGATTTTCAATCCGGTTTTTATCCgttgtaaatattttgtggtGAATGAATCAGTTTACTAAAAGTgttatataaactttataaagGTTCATATTGAATGTAGTATCAATCAGctcaaatgttgttgttgttttactttctaTACAAACTCAtaatcaaatgtttgtttctgaatcgcattttcattaatttagtgtgtttctctctctctttttacaCGAACAGTGATAGGACTGGGTGAGCAAGGCTTAAACAACTACTTAAGGTTGGTCGTGGATAACTTTCGAAATGTCATGAAGGTCGGTAGTTCCAAACCTAGGATTCCAATTTTGGATCCTCTGCTGATTCGTGATCAACACATTAAGAAAATAGAAGATAACACTAATATTACTGCCGAGTTCCGTAACATTGTCATCTTCGGTCTATCCAGTTACGAGTTGGACACGTTTGAAGTCAACTTTGATGACTTAATATTGAAACTTGGTCTGTCCATTCCTCTTCTTGATGCTAAGGGTAAATACAATCTAGAAggaattattattaacattttcccTCTTACTGGAAATGGCGACGTACGTGTTATGGCACACAACGTGAAAATTTCAGGGAAAGTCGAATTTATGTTGACACCTGAAGGTTATCTGAAAGTATCGACTCTGAAATTAGACCTGGATTTTTCCTCTGTTTCAGTTAATTTCCAGAATCTTCTGGGAAGTCAGAGTGTGAGTAACTTTGTTAACAAACTTCTTAGTCTATTGGGACGCCCTATTTTCCAGTCTTTCAAACGGGATATTTTGGATGATCTTGAGAAGAACATGCGGAAAAGTATGGATAAGGAACTAAAGAAACATAAACTATATGAGATCCTTCAGGGAAGTATAGACCCTAGGGATGGGTAAAATGCACCTCATTCTTAATGAACAATACACAATTTGTGAACCGGGGACATAATTACGATTGTTAAATCCAACCATACAAATAAATACTGAGAAAGCTTAAATGTAATGTTTACTGgttaatgtgaaaataaacttaacataaattGTAACCtgtagattttatttaaatttttattaagtgCTGTAACGAGCAAATTCATAAATACTTATAAtatctgttacgtattataagtTATTTCGGATGAGTCTCCGGCTTATTGtgttacgtacgttacatattactatctcaaataaccggaaatttgaacgTGAGCtgagtagttaattaaatgttaatgtgtattaaatttatgttatttgccgacaagattgatacacacaatgttcgtttttaagacaaatatattttaatatagagaaataaaaacaatacagtttataataatggttattactaatagttattacaaatgatggtttatattcaacagttttacaaacttacaaacaatattgagtcttatttatatccggtctagaactgaatattttatcgatgatccacGTCGATTCCAAGTTGATGTTGTTACATCTCGCTTAAGCTAACGACGCTTTTCTTGACTAGTGTCACACCCTGACAAGCTGATTCCTTCcagcgaagatatttaatgtccttctagaaatactaacatccgaagtaattcaccgaagttgaacggtttgtaatgttcataatctataacgttcctggtcaaattatgCATTTTTCTGATCAAttaacgttaatcacaattacagcttcttAAAGCACGCTGATTGTAGCTACCCAATTAATAATGTGCGAAAAACACATAGATTCAAGAAgttttgataaaactgaaatagaaacccttataacccgagcgcttcgATAGgttgacctttcttcttcaggggcagtCTGGGAATCTGCTCAATAATATTCTCTTCCCATATCTCGGCTAGTTGCCTTTTATAAGAAACacgagtttgtagaaatttcgaTAAAATTCTCATGCGCTTTAGTCAAACAGATATTGTCACttttcactttcaagaattctctacaaGTTTCGAGAACTTGCGGACTTGCGCAATGCATAATTAAGAATATACATCAtaagcaaaaaaagaaaattgttcgtttgtttttcaatttcacacaaagctacacaagggctatctgcgctagtcgtccctaatttagcagtgtaaaactagagggaaggcagctagtcatcaccaccaactgccaactcttgggctgctcttttaccaatgaatagtgggattgaccatcatattataatgcccccacggttgagagggcgagcatgcttggtgtgacggggattcaaacctgtgaccctagaattacgaatcgaacgccctaaccaccttgccatgctgggtttgaaaagaaaaagtatacagaaaaaaaaaacgtagcaccaaaataaatgtacaacagtaaatgttATATACCTCACTGGTTCTCAacgatataaaaaaaatatgataatttgttatataaatatacaaatgaaaaaatctTAATACACATCTTTTCCATGTAATAACTGACACAGACCGCATAAACGATAAAGAAATGCACTTAAATCCGTTCCAATATTTTTATAGCAtcaagaaatttaataaaagaaatctatggaaagaaatatctttattttttattacctgAACTAATCTGTTTGATAAGGTTCAACCCGAGATCTTTTAATGACGtagataagaaattaaataataattatttgagatctcaagtttttaaataaattaaggaAATTGttaagccttaacacgcttggccatgccgggcctattacataatacactaattacatcaacatacagagtacctaaaaccacttcatcaaagttcgtGCActattactcaaatacacaatcaataccagatagacttctacagagtacaataaaatattttgataaaaattggcgaaaaaatgagttgttatgcgaactagacagatattgcatatatgatgaagagaaaccTAAATATCTCTTcccgttaaatttgtacatcagatttttaagataaaatcaaatttaaactaataataaaatagtgctaaaataaaacaggccacctacgttctaagCTTATTAGGCCTGGCTCAGAACTTGGCCTGATTATAAATTGTAAGGAAGTGAGTATTTCCTCActtgactctcttaaggtagccaaatgcctcgtcatctaattagtgacgcgcatgaatggattaacgagattcccactgttcctatctactatctagcgaaaccacagccaagggaacgggcttggagaaatcagcgaggaaaattaaatcacatttaatTCAAATGTGATGAATTAAACACAGATATGGTTCCCATACACAATTAAAAGTGTAACATTTTAACtttcatggccaagcgtgttaaggcgtgcgactcgtaatctgagggtcgcgggttcgcatccctgtcgtgccaaacatgcttgccctttcagccgtgggggcgttaaattgtgacggtcaatctcactattcattggtaaaagagtagctcaagagttggcggtaggtggtgatgactagctgccttctctctagtcttacactgctaaattagggacggctagcgcagatagccctcgagtagctttgtgcgaaattcaaaaaaaaaaaaaaattaattaatttaaaaaaatgaaagaacattaTAAAtagacattgtcctgaaaagaaccagatttaaagttatgatattaCTTCAGCCATTCTGTATTTACTCTAAATGTATTAATCAGGCCATCCAACTAAGTAATGGAAGGaagaagaggtctagtgtacctgaccctcctgggtatacaaatatatatatatccaaacacctagagagagagtTTACTTTTACTAcgcatcaatatccagggtgctattgcttccaacacctctccccgttaaacttgtatatttgatctttaacataaaatcaaattttaaataataataataaaatagtgctaaaataaaacagccacctacgttctaggcttaaaaaataaaaataaaaaatgaaagaaaaatataaatggacattgccctgaaaaggaccagtttaaagttatgtt
Coding sequences within:
- the LOC143225084 gene encoding uncharacterized protein LOC143225084 isoform X1, whose amino-acid sequence is MSKLDTMKLLFVVLTSAFICGSSNSQLIGLGEQGLNNYLRLVVDNFRNVMKVGSSKPRIPILDPLLIRDQHIKKIEDNTNITAEFRNIVIFGLSSYELDTFEVNFDDLILKLGLSIPLLDAKGKYNLEGIIINIFPLTGNGDVRVMAHNVKISGKVEFMLTPEGYLKVSTLKLDLDFSSVSVNFQNLLGSQSVSNFVNKLLSLLGRPIFQSFKRDILDDLEKNMRKSMDKELKKHKLYEILQGSIDPRDG
- the LOC143225084 gene encoding uncharacterized protein LOC143225084 isoform X2 → MKLLFVVLTSAFICGSSNSQLIGLGEQGLNNYLRLVVDNFRNVMKVGSSKPRIPILDPLLIRDQHIKKIEDNTNITAEFRNIVIFGLSSYELDTFEVNFDDLILKLGLSIPLLDAKGKYNLEGIIINIFPLTGNGDVRVMAHNVKISGKVEFMLTPEGYLKVSTLKLDLDFSSVSVNFQNLLGSQSVSNFVNKLLSLLGRPIFQSFKRDILDDLEKNMRKSMDKELKKHKLYEILQGSIDPRDG
- the LOC143225084 gene encoding uncharacterized protein LOC143225084 isoform X3, producing the protein MKVGSSKPRIPILDPLLIRDQHIKKIEDNTNITAEFRNIVIFGLSSYELDTFEVNFDDLILKLGLSIPLLDAKGKYNLEGIIINIFPLTGNGDVRVMAHNVKISGKVEFMLTPEGYLKVSTLKLDLDFSSVSVNFQNLLGSQSVSNFVNKLLSLLGRPIFQSFKRDILDDLEKNMRKSMDKELKKHKLYEILQGSIDPRDG